TGGGGCAAGGACTCAGTGCGATCGTGCGTACTCGGGATCATGTCCTGGTGTTCGATGCTGGTCCTCGCCATGCCAGTGGCTCCGATGCCGGCCGTTTGGTGGTGATTCCGTATTTGAAATCACTGGGGGTGCAGCGGGTGGATGCCTTGGTTGTGAGTCATGCCGATCAGGATCACGCTGGCGGCGTGGCCGCATTGCGCGCCGAACTAAATGTCGACCGCGTATGGATGGGTGATTCCGACCAGCGGCGGTTCCCGGCGGTTTTACCCTGTCGGGCGGGTGAGGTCTGGGCGTGGGACGCGGTGCAGTTCAAGTTTTTGCATCCCCAGCCAGATAAGACAGTGTCTGCCGGCAACGAAGGCTCTTGCGTGCTGAGTGTCAAGGCCCCCGGAGGGCATGTTTTACTCACCGGCGATATCGGATTCGAGTCGGAACGGCTCTTGTTGCAGGCACCCGAGGCGTTGGATGCCGATGTGCTGGTGGTGCCGCACCATGGCAGCGCCGGTTCGTCCTCGCCAGCGTTTGTGGCCGCGGTGTCACCGAACTGGGCTTTGGTGTCTGCGGGGTATGGCAATCGCTACGGGTTTCCCAAGGCGGAGGTGGTCGATCGTTATCAGAGGCTCGGCGCATCGGTGGATGTGACAGGACATAGCGGCGCGATTCGCCTTGTCCTGCCCAGCAACGGTGAGCCGAAGTTGGAGAACTGGCGTGAAAGCGGTCGACGTTACTGGCACGAGCCGGATGGGTGTCACGCTGATTTGGCCCAGGGAAGTGCCCGGCTTCAGTGGTGCGGTTCGAATGCCAAATCAAGTATGATGCCGCACTGAGCAACTTCCACCAACTGTGGTGTTTTCCGAAGAAGAGGCTTTCAAATAGCATGTGGGAAATTGTCCAGGCCGGTGGCCTTTTGATGGCGCCGATCATCCTGTGTTCCCTGTTGTCTGTGGCGATCTTCGCCGAGCGACTGTGGACACTCCGGCGGGAAAAAATCGTGCCCGCGAATCTGGTCGAGCAAGTTCGCGGTTCCCACCAAGGTAAAGCGTTAGACGCGACTCAACTGACACAACTTCGCCAGCATTCTCCGCTCGGTCGGGTCCTGGCGGCCGGTTTGGCGAACGAACATCTGGACCGCACGGCGGTGAAAGAGGGGATCGAAGATGCCGGCCGACATGTAGTCCACGAGCTCGAGCGCTACTTGAACACCCTGGGCACCATCGCCGCCATTACCCCGTTGCTGGGGCTTCTCGGGACGGTGATCGGCATGATCAAGGTGTTTTTTGCTATCACTACCGTCGGTGTCGGTGATCCGACCGCGCTGGCCGAAGGTATCTCCGAAGCGCTGATTACTACCGCTGCGGGTTTGTCCGTCGCGATTCCATCGTTGATTTTTTACCGTTATCTGCGTGGGCGTGTGGCTGAGATCGTCGTCGATATGGAAGGTCAGGCCATCCAGCTGATGGAAGCCTTGTATGCGGAAGGCGTTCGTCCTCGCCGCCGGACCACACGCGCCAAGGCGGCCACGTCATGAAACTCCAGCCGCGGCAGGGCGAGGAACCCGAACTCAATCTGACACCACTGATCGATGTGGTGTTTTTGTTGTTGATCTTTTTCATGGTCACGACCAGTTTCATCCGTGATGCCGAACTTCGGATCGAGTTACCCAAGGCGAGCCTGGAACCCCAGGTGACCCGGGCGGATGGGTTGGCGGTGGTCATCGACCAGGACGGCCGCTTTTTCATCAATGAGCAAGAAGTGGTGAATGCCCGTCCGGAAACGCTACGCCAGGCCATGACCAAAGTGGCGGGAGACAATCGCGGCCTGTTGCGCGTGCGGGCCGACGCCCGTGCTTCACACCAAGCGGTGGTCACTGTGCTGGATGTCGCCGGGCAGCTGGGTTTCTCGGACATCGTTATCGAAACGGCGAATCTTTCTGCCGACGGCTCATGAGCAGTCGTGACCAAACCAACTCGGGCGCCGCAATCTATCGGCGCCTGTTGGGCTATTCCATGGCGGATTGGCCGATTTTTGCGGTCGCCATCGTGGGCATGGTCCTGTTCGCCGTGGCGGAAACGGGTTTCGCATGGATGATGAAACCCTTGTTGGATGGCAGCTTTGTCGAGCGTGATCCCGCGGTGATCCGGGCGATGCCCTTTGTGCTGATCGGGTTGTTCCTGCTTCGGGGCGTGGCCGCCGTGGCTTCGGGTTACGGCATGGCGGTGGTGGGCCAGAATGTGATCCACACCATGCGCTCGGAATTGTTTAGCCATATGCTTCGTCTGCCGGCGTCGTTCTTTGACCGGAACCCCTCCGGTCAGTTGCTTTCCCAACTGACGTTCAACGTCGATCAGGTCTCACAAGCCGCCACCCAAGCCGTCACGGTGTTGATCCGCGATACGCTGAAAGTCATCGGGTTTATCGGTCTGATGTTTTATTTGAATCCGCTATTGAGCGGTTTCGCGCTATTGGTGGGCCCGTTGATCGCGTTGCTGATCCGTTTCGTCAGCCGACGGTTCCGGCGAATCAGTACCCGCATCCAGAATTCCATGGGCGAGCTTACGCATACCTCCGAGGAAATGATCGACGGCCAACGTATCGTCAAGATTTTTGGCACCCAGGATTACGAGCAAGGCCGATTCGAAAAGGTCAACGAACACAATCGACGTTTGAATCTGAAACGTTCGCTGACCCAGCAGGCCAGCAACCCGACGGTTCAGCTGATCGCTGCGATACCTATCGCGGGGATCGTCTACGTTGCCACCAGCGAGAATGTGCTTGGGACCATGTCGCCGGGCTCCTTCGCGGCGTTTCTCGGCGCCATGATCGGGTTGCTCAATCCGCTCCGACAATTGACCACGGTAAACGCTCAGTTGCAGCGGGGTATCGCCGCCGCCGAGAGCATTTTCGATCTGTTGGGAACCGAGCCGGAGGCGGATGTCGGCACCCGGCGTCTGCCGCGGTCCCAGGGCCACATTCAGTTCGCGGGGGTTCGGTTTCGATATAAAGCCGAGCATCGCCCCGTGCTTGATGGCATCGACCTGGAGGTGAAGCCCGGTCAGACCGTCGCTTTGGTGGGACGATCCGGCAGCGGAAAAACCACGTTGGTGAGCTTGTTACCGAGGTTCTACGATGTGGACCAAGGTCGGGTGCTGCTGGACGGTCAGGACGTTCGCGAATACCGCCTGGCGGATTTACGCAGCCAAATCTCGGTTGTCAGTCAGGAAGTGGTGCTTTTCAACGACACGGTTGCGGCCAATATTGCCTACGGCGTGGTCGGAGAGATCACGGAACAGCGCTTGGAAGATGCTGCCCGGGCAGCCCATGCGTGGGAGTTCATTCAGGCGTTGCCGCAGGGGCTCAGTACCCCCATCGGCCAGCACGGCACACTGCTATCCGGTGGCCAGCGGCAGCGCTTGGCGATTGCACGTGCTTTGCTCAAGGATGCGCCTATTCTGATTTTGGATGAGGCGACTTCCGCTTTGGATTCCGAGTCGGAACGCCATATCCAAGCGGCGCTGGAAGAACTGATGCGAGAACGCACCACTTTGGTGATCGCGCATCGCCTTTCCACCGTGGAAAGGGCAGATCAGATCATCGTGATGCACAACGGCCGGATCGTCGAACAGGGAACCCATGCCGAGCTGCTGGCGCAGGGAGGGCACTATGCAGAGTTACACCGGCTACAGTTCCGGGAATCCGAAACAGCCTGATCGTGAGCTGCCGCGCCGCATGGTCCTTGCGGCAATGATTCAATGCGCCATGCCTCAAGGCTGCTCGAGGCTGGCGTTCCTCGCGGCGAGATCGATCCGGTGTCGATCGTCCGTCGATTTCGTGCATCTTCTCCGGGGCTTCGGTCGAATCGGATGCGTTTTTGCCTGCTTTTTGCGCACTCGGTACCGCCCATGAATCGGTCCGTCGATCCTCGAATCCGGATCCGGCTGGAGCGCGGAATCAATCGCCTGTGGTATGGGGCACGATGGCGATCTTGGCCGCTGTGGCCGCTGAGCGCGTTGTTCTGCGCCATCGTGGTGGTTCGGCGCTGGCGGCTTGTGCGTGTTCAGCGTAAAAAAAAGCCATCCCCGGTTCCGGTTGTTGTGGTCGGGAACATCACCACCGGGGGAACCGGCAAGACCCCGTTGGTGGTGGCGATTGTGCGCCACTTGCGGCAGGCCGGTTATTCGCCTGGTGTGATTACGCGGGGCTACGGGGGCCGGTCGCCGGCTTGGCCCCAACGGGTCGTACCGGATAGCGACCCGCGTTGGGTGGGTGATGAACCGGTGATGTTGGCGCGATCCTGTGCTTGTCCGGTGGTTGCCGGCCCCGATCGCATGGCGGACTTGGGCCTGCTTGTCAGTTCCGAGCGCTGCGATGTGGTGGTCAGCGACGACGGCTTGCAACATTACCGCCTGCCGCGGGATGTTGAGATCGCGGTCCTGGACGGTGAGCGCGGTTTGGGTAACCGTCTTTGCCTGCCCGCTGGGCCGCTCCGTGAGCCGTCGGGCCGATTGCGGCAGGTCGACTTTGTGGTCATCAACGGTGGCGGAGATGATGCGGGCGTGCCAATGCAGCTCGCGGCTGCAATGCCCGTGAATCTGACCAGCGGCGAACAGCGGCCTCTCTCGGCGTTTGCCGATGCGCAGGTCCACGCCATTGCCGGAATCGGCAACCCCGAGCGTTTCTTCACGACGCTAAAGCGCGCTGGGTTGCAAATTCTGGAACACCCTTTTCCCGACCATTATGATTATCATCCACACAATCTGGACTTCGGTGATGATAGGGCGCTTATTATGACCGAGAAGGACGCCGTCAAATGCGCGGGGATCGCCCCGGCCAATGCATGGTATCTCCCGGTGGAGGCGGTTTTGCCGGATTCTTTTTTCGATTCGCTTGTTCGTCGGATTCAAAGTCGGCGGCGTACCGGGCGTTCCGTTGTGCCAGCTGAAGCAGAGGTCAAGGATGGATAAAAAACTACTGGATATTCTCGCTTGCCCGGTTTGTAAGGGGCCTTTGGTCTACGACAAGTCGCGCAAAGAGCTAATTTGCAAGCCCGACCGATTGGCGTTTCCGATTCGCGACGAGATTCCGGTGATGCTGGAAGAAGAGGCGCGTCAACTGGCGGCGGACGAGGAAGTTTAGATGAATTTCAAAGTCGTGGTACCCGCACGACATGGCGCCAGCCGGCTGCCCGGAAAACCCCTTAGGGACCTTGCCGGCCGACCGCTCATTTGGCACGTCTACCAACGTGCATGCGAGAGTGGCGCCTCGGAAGTGGTCATTGCCACGGAGCATGATTTGGTCCGGGACGCCGCGGAAGGCTTTGGCGCACAGGTGTGCATGACACGGGTCGATCATGCGTCGGGCACCGACCGTATCGCCGAGGTTGCGGAACAATGTGGTTGGGATGACGATGAGATCGTCGTCAATTTGCAGGGCGATGAACCGCTTATGCCGGGTGAGAATATCGCCCGGGTAGCTCAGAATCTGGCACTGTCGGACTTGGCTGACATCGCCACCTTGTGCACGCCGGTCGGCAACGTGGAATCGCTCCTCGACCCGAATGTCGTCAAGGTAGTCCGCGATGCACGGCAATTCGCGCTTTATTTCAGTCGGGCGCCCATTCCTTGGAACCGCCAGGGTGGGTTTTCGGTGGATGCCGGCATGCCGCCGGGGAACTGGTATCACCATATCGGGTTGTACGCCTATCGTGTGGGGGTGCTGAAGACATTCGCAACATTGCCACCGTGCGATTTGGAGCACCGGGAGCTTCTAGAGCAGCTCCGCGCCTTGTGGCATGGCATGCGCATTCACGTCGGTGACGCGATCGCACTGCCCGGTATCGGCGTGGACACGGAAGCCGATCTGCTGCGCGTTGAACAGCTACTCAAAGACGCCGTGGCATGAAGCTGGTCAACGACGGGTTGTTCATACCACAGCGTTTGTCCGGCACGCCGCGGTCGTGATCCAGGACGTTTGCCAAAAACGATTCGCTCTGGCGCTTACGGTTTGAGATAGGAAAGCACGCGATGCGTAAGGTCTTGTTCGTTTGTATGGGCAATATTTGCCGGTCGCCGGCGGCGGAAGGCGTGTTCCGGGGCTTGGTAACACGACACGGCTTGTCCGAGCGGATTTATATCGAATCGGCTGGGACGCACCGATACCACGTGGGTGCACCACCGGATCCCCGCATGGTCGAGGCGGCCCTGGCGAGAGAGATCGATCTGCGTGAGATCCGAGCAAGGCAGGTCACCGCTGAGGATTTTTTTCGTTTTGACTATATTCTCGCCATGGATCAAGCGAATTTGAGCGGCTTGAGCGCAATCCGTCCCGGCGCGTTCAGTGGGCATTTGGGGTTGTTTCTGGATTTTGCCAGTGACAAGGCCCGTCGGGATGTTCCCGATCCTTACTATGGAAGCGAGCGTGGTTTTCAGCTGGTGATCGACTTGGTTACCGAGGCGTCCGAGGGCCTGTTGGCTGAGATTCGAAAACAACTTTAACAGTTTTGACAACGCAATAGCGGAACGGGGCTAACGCACAGAATCATGCGTTAGCCCCGTTTTTCGGTTAAGGGCTCAGCCCTTATCTGCGGTTTCCGTTTTTGGTTTTGTCATCGAGTCGGGTTTTTCAGACGGTGGCGAGGTCCCCGCATCGGGGGCGGGCTTGGTTTCGCTACGTTCTGCTGCGGGGCCCGGCGCGGGTCCGTTCTCGGGCTGCTTTTTCGGTTGATCGTGTTCAGATCGTTCCTTGGGGCGCGACGGCGCCTCGGCAGCGGATTCTGGATGTACAGATCGGCTTTGTTCGTTCTTCACCGCATCACGGGCCGGCTGCGCATCGGCCATGGGATGTGGTTCAGTCGGTGGTTGATGTCGGGTGCCATCCGCTTGACCGCCCTGTTTCGCGTCCTCGCTACCTGAGGCCCGTTTCGTCTCGGCTGAGTCGTCACGTTTGGGTTGTGGCTCCCTTGGGTGTCTCGGTTTTGAGCTGCCTTCCTCGGATGCTCCGGAGGCTGGTTTATCGTTCGCCTTGGGAGCGGTCTCTGTCGGAGCGGTTGTTTCGACGTTCGATTGCGCGCCTTCCGTTTGGGTCCCGGCTGGTGTGCGCCGACGACGCCGACCACCGCGGCGCCCCCGACGGGTTTTTCCGCTGCTGCCTTCGCCTTCTTTTCGGTCCGGTTCTTTGGATGTTTCCGGGCCCGTGGTTACCGCCTTCTTGGCTTCTTCGGGCGATGGCTTTTGTTCGCCGCTGGTCTTGTCCGCGGATTTTTTCTCCGGACGTCCGCCGGCTGCGGCAGCGGTCGTGGATTTCGCGCCATTCGGGCGAGATCGCTTGCGGCGTTGCGGCTGACCACTCCTTGCAGGGCTGTCACCCCGAGCCCCCGAGGCCGATCGGGGTTTCCTCGCCCCCTGGCGAGCCGGTTTTTCTTCCGGCTCGGGCTTGACTGGCTCGGACGTCGTTTCTTCGACTTCCGGAAAGAGTTTTTGCCAAAGCCTTTTCAACAGGCCGTTTTGCTGCTGGCCTGGTCCGTCGGCTGCTTTCGAGCTTTGCGAGACCGGCGGCGCCGCAGTGGGCGGTGCCGTCAATCGCACGGCGGGTTGTTCCGCCGTGCGTGTCGTGGCGCTCTCGGTTGGTTGTACCCGGGCGGGTTCAGCTTTCTTGACCAATTCGTGGCTGGCGTCCGCCTCGGCGTCGCTTCTCGCGTCGTCTTCCCGGATACGTTCCACTTGGTAGTGGGGCGTTTCCATGTGCGGGTTAGGCACGATAACGATTTGAATTTTGTACCGCCCCTCCAGTTGGGTGACGTCCGGGCGCTTTTCATTCAGCAAGAACGCCCCGACGGGAACCGGCACCTGAGCCACCACTCGGCCGGTTTTCTCTTTCATCGCTTCTTCTTCGACCAGTCGAAGAATCGACAGCGCCATGGACTCGACGGTCCGGATCATGCCTTGACCCTCGCAGCGAGGGCACGGCACTTGGCTGTACTCGCCGAGCGATGGGCGGAGTCTTTGACGAGACATCTCGAGCAAACCAAAACGAGAGATACGACCGATTTGTACTCGTGCGCGGTCCACTTTGGTGGCGTCCCGGAGACGATTCTCCACCTCGCGCTGGTTTCTGGTCGGCGTCATGTCGATAAAGTCGATCACGAGCAAACCGCCCAGGTCACGTAATCGGAGTTGCCGGGCAATTTCATCGGCCGCTTCCAGGTTGGTGATCAGCGCCGTTTCTTCGATGTCGGCGCCCTTGGTTGCACGTGCCGAGTTGATGTCGATGCTGGTCAGCGCTTCGGTGTGATCGATCACCACCGAGCCGCCGGAGGGCAGGATCACGCTGCGAGAGAAGGCGGTTTCGATTTGGCTTTCAATCTGAAAGCGGGTGAATAGCGGCGTGTGATCTTTATAGTGTTTCAGCCGGGAAATGTTCTGGGGCATGAACTGCGCCATGAAGTCTTTCGCCTGCTGGTAGACTTCTTCGTCATCAACGAGGATTTCGCCGATGTCGGCGCGTAAATAATCGCGCAGCGCCCGGATGATGACGTTGCTTTCTTGGTAGATCAAAAATGGTGCGGAACGTTCGGCTGCGGTTTCGATGGCCTGCCAGAGGTGGATCAGATAATCCAGGTCCCACTGCAGTTCTTCGATGTTGCGCCCCATGCCAGCGGTACGGACAATCAATCCCATACCGTTGGGAATCTCGAGGCTTCGCATCACTTCGCGCAGCTCTTCCCGCTCGTCACCTTCGATCCGGCGTGAGACACCCCCGGCGCGCGGGTTGTTGGGCATCAAGACAAGGAAGCGGCCTGCCAGACTGACGAAGGTGGTCAGGGCGGCACCTTTGGTTCCGCGTTCCTCTTTTTCTACCTGGACGACAAGTTCCTGGCCTTCCTTGACGGCATCGGCAATGTTGACCCGACCGCTGCCGAGGTCAATGCCTTCGCGGAAGTAGCTCCGCGCGATTTCCTTCATCGGAAGAAAGCCGTTCCGTTCGGCGCCGTAGTCGACGAACGCGGCGTCCAGGCTGGGTTCTACCCGGGTAATTCGGCCTTTATAAATATTCGATTTTTTTTGTTCTCGTGATGGAACTTCGATATCGAGATCATAAAGTCTCTGTCCATCCACTAACGCAACACGCAACTCTTCTGGTTGAGTTGCGTTGACCAGCATTCTTTTCATATTTTGAATTCTCTCTGAAGCTGCGCATAAACGGCTCTCCGTAACGAGTCAGTTCGGAATCAACTGGGGCGGTAAAAATCCTCTGGTTGCCGTTATCGCGAACCCGCACGAGGAATTGATCTGGCGCGCGATGTGCCAGTTCGTTCCGCCCGATTTGTGCAAGTTTGCGCGCTAAAATAGGGTTCAAACGATTGGTTTGTTTATATCGGTGAGCCCGTGCCACAGAAGGGACACATGGGCCATCCTTCCCGGCAGGCGTCAATGGAAAGAAAAACTGGGGCCAGCACTGAGTGGACGAGTTTGGTTGACCGTAAGAAATAAACCGATCACCCATCGCACGACCAATCTTTAATAATAGGCCGTTTCTCAGTACCAATCGCAGGCAGTTTCCGCTGCGCGCCTGGCGGTAGAAAACTGTGCCTGTCCTCATCTTGACCTGCTTTTAGCAGTTGAAGTGACCTTAGCGGATTCTGGACAGGTGAGTATAAATATAGCAGTGGTGGTTGGTTCCTTCAATCGGTGTCAGCCGTCTCCGTCCCAACTTAATCGTTAGTCGGCGGTTTGCGGCTCCGTGGCGGTGTGATCCGCACCGTCTGGACCGCTCGTCCGTGCGTTTTGAGTATCTCGACTTGGTAGTCGCCGAGTTTGAGGCTGGTTCCGGCTTCGGGGATAGCTTCCATATACTCCACGATCAATCCGTTGAGTGTCCGCGGGCCGCTGGTCGGCAGGTCCCAAGCCAGGCCGCGATTAATCGCCCGGATGGTGGCGCCGGCGTTGACGGTGAAACTGCCATCGGGCTCGGGACGAAACTCGGGTGAGGCTGCGGCGGGGTCGGTTGTGAATTCACCGACGATTTCCTCAAGGATGTCTTCCAGGGCCACCAATCCTTGGATATCGCCGTACTCGTCGACCACAAATCCTACCCGGCGCCGGAGACGCTGAAAATTCAGCAGCTGGACGTTCAACGGGGTACCTTCCGGAATAAAATAGCCTTCGCGCGCCATGGCGATGAGCGTCTGTTTGTCCAGTTCGTCGCGCTTCAGCTTGCTCAGCAATCGCCGCAGGTGAATGACACCAATTAGGTTATCAATGCTGTCTTCATAGATAGGTACGCGAGTGTGTTGACTGTTGATGATGGCGTCCAGAACGTCCTTCCAGTCTTCGTTCAGATCGATACCCACAATCTCGTTGCGCGGAATCATGATGTCTTCGACGGTCGCTTTTTGCAGGTCGAGGATGCTTAAAAGCATGCGTTGGTGCCGTTTCGGGATCATGGCGCCGGCTTCCAAGACCACCGTGCGCAGCTCTTCCGCGCTTAGGGCTTGATATTCCGCCGTCTCGACTTTGATCCTCATCAGTCTAAGGAATCCGCTGGCCAGCAAGTTGACGGACCAGACAATGGGATAAGTAATGCGCAGCAGCGGCCAGTACACGCGAGCCGCAGGATAAGCCAGTCGTTCGGGATACAGGGCGGCGACTGTTTTGGGGCCGACTTCCGCGAAAATGAGGATCACCAGCGTCAATAGCAGACCCGCCGCAAACAGTGAGTACTCACCCCACAACCGCAGAGCGATGATGGTTGTCAGCATGCTGGCGGCGATGTTGACCAGGTTGTTGCCAATGAGTATCAAGCCGATGATGCGGTCTGGTCGTTGCAGTAGCCGTTCCGCTACGATTGCGCCTCGGCGCCCGGCTTTGGCGTGATGCCGCATCCGGTAACGATTGACGGTCATCAGACCGGTTTCTGAGCTGGAGAAAAGCGCCGACAAGACGATCATCAAAATCAGCAGGGCGAACAACAGCCCTAATGGCACATCATCCAAGAGGATTCCTTCCGTTCCGGTTATGACTGCACGAGGCCCAAGGTGTTAACCCCACTGGCGCCCCAGGATTAACTCCAATACGAATTTGCTGCCAAAGTAGGCAAGGGTGAGGGCCGCTCCCCCGCTTACGGTCCATCTTACGGCGGTGCGGCCTCGCCAGCCGTACCGCCAGTGGCCCCAGAGCAGGACGCCGAAGATCATCCAGGCGATAAATGAAAGCGTGGTCTTGTGTACCAAGTGCTGGGAAAACAAATCATCAATGAACAGCAGGCCGCTTACCAGTGCCAGACTGAGCAAAAAGAATCCCAGTACCAACATTTGGAACAAGAGTTCCTCCATGGTTTCCAAGGGGGGGAGGGCGCGTACAAATCCCCCCGTTTTGTGGCGATGAAGTAAACGGTTTTGTATCGCCAGCAGCATCGATTGGGCAACGGCGAGCAACAGGAGGCTATAGGCCAGAATTGACAGCACGATATGGGCATCAAGTTGCCAATTGTTGTGCGAGGGACGCGACATGTTGGCCGGGACGGCCACATTGACGATGAGCGCAATGGCCGCAATGGGTAGAATGATAATGCCCAGATTATCGACCGGGCGGCGAAAGCTGGCCAGCAGGTATAATAAGACGATCTGCCAATTGATCAGTGACGCCGCGCTGATGACGTTGAGGCGGGACTCATCCAGAGGGAACGTGGTCCACCGCAGGATCAGCGTGTGGCATACGATGCCGATGACGACCAACAATCGCCCCGTATGCGGCCAAGTGGCAAATGAGAATTTTGAGGGGCTCGCGTTGGTGATGAACCAAATCGCGGCCATGACGTAAGCGGCACTTCCGACCAACGTCGTCAGAAATACAGTCATAGAAATTGGATGCCTGGATGACGAGTTAGCATCATCTCACATGTGAGATCGCGGTTGAAGCCGAGGCTGAATTGCAGCGATGGCTTTTCTATAAGTGACGTTTTTCCGATGATAGTTTAATTTGGACAGCTTGGCACAAACCCATTGAGCCGGATGAGAGCATTCCGATTTCCCTACCGCATGGCACAGAACGATGTTTGACAACCTGACAGAGCGGTTGAACCGCACGATTCTTAATCTCCGTGGCAAAGGCCGCCTCAGCGAAGAGAATATTCAGGAGGCCATTAAAGAAGTTCGTATGGCTCTCTTGGAGGCCGACGTGGCCCTGCCCGTTGTCCGGGATTTTGTGGATCACGTACGCCAACGCGCCATCGGGCAGGAAGTGACCACCAGCCTCACGCCGGGCCAGGTTTTTGTTCGCATCGTCCAAGAAGAGTTGGTCAAAGTGCTCGGCGGTGAAACCGTTGAGATCAATCTGCGGACGCAACCACCGGCGGTGATTATGCTCGCTGGTCTGCAGGGGGCCGGGAAGACCACAACTGCGGCCAAGCTGGCCAAATACCTTAAGGAGCGGCTACGCAAGCGGGTATTGCTCGCCAGTTGTGACATTTATCGCCCTGCGGCCATTCAGCAACTCGAAACATTGGCGGGGCAAGTTGGCGCCGAATTTTTCCCCAGTGAGACCACCGAA
This Pseudomonadota bacterium DNA region includes the following protein-coding sequences:
- a CDS encoding ComEC/Rec2 family competence protein, whose product is GQGLSAIVRTRDHVLVFDAGPRHASGSDAGRLVVIPYLKSLGVQRVDALVVSHADQDHAGGVAALRAELNVDRVWMGDSDQRRFPAVLPCRAGEVWAWDAVQFKFLHPQPDKTVSAGNEGSCVLSVKAPGGHVLLTGDIGFESERLLLQAPEALDADVLVVPHHGSAGSSSPAFVAAVSPNWALVSAGYGNRYGFPKAEVVDRYQRLGASVDVTGHSGAIRLVLPSNGEPKLENWRESGRRYWHEPDGCHADLAQGSARLQWCGSNAKSSMMPH
- a CDS encoding MotA/TolQ/ExbB proton channel family protein; this translates as MWEIVQAGGLLMAPIILCSLLSVAIFAERLWTLRREKIVPANLVEQVRGSHQGKALDATQLTQLRQHSPLGRVLAAGLANEHLDRTAVKEGIEDAGRHVVHELERYLNTLGTIAAITPLLGLLGTVIGMIKVFFAITTVGVGDPTALAEGISEALITTAAGLSVAIPSLIFYRYLRGRVAEIVVDMEGQAIQLMEALYAEGVRPRRRTTRAKAATS
- a CDS encoding biopolymer transporter ExbD, whose product is MKLQPRQGEEPELNLTPLIDVVFLLLIFFMVTTSFIRDAELRIELPKASLEPQVTRADGLAVVIDQDGRFFINEQEVVNARPETLRQAMTKVAGDNRGLLRVRADARASHQAVVTVLDVAGQLGFSDIVIETANLSADGS
- the msbA gene encoding lipid A export permease/ATP-binding protein MsbA yields the protein MSSRDQTNSGAAIYRRLLGYSMADWPIFAVAIVGMVLFAVAETGFAWMMKPLLDGSFVERDPAVIRAMPFVLIGLFLLRGVAAVASGYGMAVVGQNVIHTMRSELFSHMLRLPASFFDRNPSGQLLSQLTFNVDQVSQAATQAVTVLIRDTLKVIGFIGLMFYLNPLLSGFALLVGPLIALLIRFVSRRFRRISTRIQNSMGELTHTSEEMIDGQRIVKIFGTQDYEQGRFEKVNEHNRRLNLKRSLTQQASNPTVQLIAAIPIAGIVYVATSENVLGTMSPGSFAAFLGAMIGLLNPLRQLTTVNAQLQRGIAAAESIFDLLGTEPEADVGTRRLPRSQGHIQFAGVRFRYKAEHRPVLDGIDLEVKPGQTVALVGRSGSGKTTLVSLLPRFYDVDQGRVLLDGQDVREYRLADLRSQISVVSQEVVLFNDTVAANIAYGVVGEITEQRLEDAARAAHAWEFIQALPQGLSTPIGQHGTLLSGGQRQRLAIARALLKDAPILILDEATSALDSESERHIQAALEELMRERTTLVIAHRLSTVERADQIIVMHNGRIVEQGTHAELLAQGGHYAELHRLQFRESETA
- the lpxK gene encoding tetraacyldisaccharide 4'-kinase, which encodes MNRSVDPRIRIRLERGINRLWYGARWRSWPLWPLSALFCAIVVVRRWRLVRVQRKKKPSPVPVVVVGNITTGGTGKTPLVVAIVRHLRQAGYSPGVITRGYGGRSPAWPQRVVPDSDPRWVGDEPVMLARSCACPVVAGPDRMADLGLLVSSERCDVVVSDDGLQHYRLPRDVEIAVLDGERGLGNRLCLPAGPLREPSGRLRQVDFVVINGGGDDAGVPMQLAAAMPVNLTSGEQRPLSAFADAQVHAIAGIGNPERFFTTLKRAGLQILEHPFPDHYDYHPHNLDFGDDRALIMTEKDAVKCAGIAPANAWYLPVEAVLPDSFFDSLVRRIQSRRRTGRSVVPAEAEVKDG
- a CDS encoding Trm112 family protein, producing the protein MDKKLLDILACPVCKGPLVYDKSRKELICKPDRLAFPIRDEIPVMLEEEARQLAADEEV
- the kdsB gene encoding 3-deoxy-manno-octulosonate cytidylyltransferase; this translates as MNFKVVVPARHGASRLPGKPLRDLAGRPLIWHVYQRACESGASEVVIATEHDLVRDAAEGFGAQVCMTRVDHASGTDRIAEVAEQCGWDDDEIVVNLQGDEPLMPGENIARVAQNLALSDLADIATLCTPVGNVESLLDPNVVKVVRDARQFALYFSRAPIPWNRQGGFSVDAGMPPGNWYHHIGLYAYRVGVLKTFATLPPCDLEHRELLEQLRALWHGMRIHVGDAIALPGIGVDTEADLLRVEQLLKDAVA
- a CDS encoding low molecular weight protein-tyrosine-phosphatase; the encoded protein is MRKVLFVCMGNICRSPAAEGVFRGLVTRHGLSERIYIESAGTHRYHVGAPPDPRMVEAALAREIDLREIRARQVTAEDFFRFDYILAMDQANLSGLSAIRPGAFSGHLGLFLDFASDKARRDVPDPYYGSERGFQLVIDLVTEASEGLLAEIRKQL
- a CDS encoding Rne/Rng family ribonuclease, yielding MKRMLVNATQPEELRVALVDGQRLYDLDIEVPSREQKKSNIYKGRITRVEPSLDAAFVDYGAERNGFLPMKEIARSYFREGIDLGSGRVNIADAVKEGQELVVQVEKEERGTKGAALTTFVSLAGRFLVLMPNNPRAGGVSRRIEGDEREELREVMRSLEIPNGMGLIVRTAGMGRNIEELQWDLDYLIHLWQAIETAAERSAPFLIYQESNVIIRALRDYLRADIGEILVDDEEVYQQAKDFMAQFMPQNISRLKHYKDHTPLFTRFQIESQIETAFSRSVILPSGGSVVIDHTEALTSIDINSARATKGADIEETALITNLEAADEIARQLRLRDLGGLLVIDFIDMTPTRNQREVENRLRDATKVDRARVQIGRISRFGLLEMSRQRLRPSLGEYSQVPCPRCEGQGMIRTVESMALSILRLVEEEAMKEKTGRVVAQVPVPVGAFLLNEKRPDVTQLEGRYKIQIVIVPNPHMETPHYQVERIREDDARSDAEADASHELVKKAEPARVQPTESATTRTAEQPAVRLTAPPTAAPPVSQSSKAADGPGQQQNGLLKRLWQKLFPEVEETTSEPVKPEPEEKPARQGARKPRSASGARGDSPARSGQPQRRKRSRPNGAKSTTAAAAGGRPEKKSADKTSGEQKPSPEEAKKAVTTGPETSKEPDRKEGEGSSGKTRRGRRGGRRRRRTPAGTQTEGAQSNVETTAPTETAPKANDKPASGASEEGSSKPRHPREPQPKRDDSAETKRASGSEDAKQGGQADGTRHQPPTEPHPMADAQPARDAVKNEQSRSVHPESAAEAPSRPKERSEHDQPKKQPENGPAPGPAAERSETKPAPDAGTSPPSEKPDSMTKPKTETADKG